In one Terriglobia bacterium genomic region, the following are encoded:
- a CDS encoding tetratricopeptide repeat protein, with protein MKRSTVVLLLLATIVSATFFACSRDPNVRKQKYMESGKRYAAKQKYREAAIQFSNALQMDPGYADAHYQLALVQMKLGAYSSAFAELKRTVDLQPDNASAQLDLGNLLLATSRPDGAEKLAQAVLAKNANSAPAHALLANAYAAQSKLDLAIQEVGTALQLDPGNAGFHNNLGMFLERTGDVAGAEAAFKKAAERDAKSPTPFLLMAELYAHQQRMPEAEQALQKAVELDPASPQPRVTLARFYILQGKRDQAEQVLVEAKKAMPDNSEGYRLLGDFYLTSGDRNKAAAEYAELLQQHPDDLKLKKVYIATLLDSSRFEEAGRLTDEVLKKNPKDPDALIAQGRIRLVQNKAFDAVRLLETALKEDPGNATAHYFLALASDMAGDTARPEKELREAVRLRPDLVEAQLALAAIALRKRDWDTVYSVGQAVVQTQPKAPQGYVLRGMAEANRKQIPAGEADLNQAIQVAPQHPLGYIRLGELRVAQARYKEADQLFEQALERDANAAEAMEMLIASNAAQKQLPSRIIPRISAQIAKAPNNAAYYAMLGAIEAQTRDFANAEQHLRKAIELDRNSFLSYTTLAQVQIALGSADKAIATYQNWSQQNPKDVRPYVLMGLVYESKNDWQNAQLMYQKAMDVAPDHPVAANNLAYLLLQHGGNADVALSLAQTARRGMPESPNTADTLACAYIQKGAYGSAIDLLQEALKRVPKNATYEYHLGIAYGKQKQTANARLHLQRALQLDPKFAEADAARRLLSETKS; from the coding sequence ATGAAGCGGTCTACGGTTGTTCTTCTGCTGCTGGCAACCATAGTTTCGGCAACATTCTTTGCATGCTCGCGCGATCCTAATGTCAGGAAGCAGAAGTACATGGAAAGTGGCAAACGATATGCAGCCAAGCAGAAATATCGCGAAGCCGCTATCCAGTTCTCCAACGCTTTGCAGATGGATCCCGGCTATGCCGACGCCCATTACCAACTCGCCCTGGTCCAAATGAAGCTAGGCGCTTACTCCTCCGCCTTCGCCGAATTGAAGCGCACGGTGGACCTGCAGCCTGACAATGCCAGTGCGCAACTGGATTTAGGCAATCTTCTGCTCGCCACCAGTCGCCCCGACGGGGCGGAAAAACTGGCCCAGGCCGTGCTGGCGAAAAACGCTAACAGTGCCCCTGCCCATGCTTTGCTGGCCAACGCCTACGCCGCACAGAGCAAGTTGGATCTCGCCATCCAGGAGGTCGGTACCGCGCTGCAGTTGGATCCCGGGAATGCCGGCTTTCATAACAATCTGGGGATGTTTCTGGAGCGCACCGGAGATGTCGCGGGTGCTGAAGCGGCCTTCAAGAAGGCCGCCGAACGGGATGCCAAATCCCCCACTCCTTTCTTACTGATGGCAGAATTGTATGCTCACCAGCAGCGTATGCCGGAAGCCGAGCAGGCTCTGCAAAAGGCAGTAGAACTCGATCCGGCGTCTCCGCAGCCCCGCGTCACCTTGGCTCGCTTCTACATCCTGCAAGGCAAGCGAGACCAGGCGGAGCAGGTGCTGGTCGAAGCCAAGAAGGCGATGCCCGACAATAGCGAAGGCTATCGTCTGCTGGGAGACTTCTACCTGACCTCAGGTGATCGGAACAAGGCTGCCGCCGAGTACGCCGAACTGTTGCAACAGCATCCCGACGACCTCAAATTGAAGAAGGTGTACATTGCCACGCTTCTGGACAGCAGCCGCTTCGAGGAAGCAGGCCGGCTGACAGATGAGGTCCTGAAGAAAAATCCGAAGGACCCGGATGCTCTCATCGCTCAGGGTCGAATTCGCTTGGTGCAGAACAAGGCCTTTGATGCGGTACGGTTGCTGGAAACCGCCCTCAAGGAGGACCCGGGCAACGCGACCGCCCATTACTTCCTCGCCTTGGCTTCCGACATGGCCGGCGATACGGCGAGACCAGAAAAGGAACTCCGGGAAGCGGTCCGCTTGCGGCCCGACTTGGTCGAGGCTCAACTGGCTCTCGCCGCCATCGCCCTGCGCAAGCGAGATTGGGACACCGTGTACAGCGTTGGGCAGGCGGTCGTTCAGACCCAGCCCAAGGCGCCGCAAGGATATGTGTTGCGCGGCATGGCCGAAGCTAACCGGAAGCAGATCCCCGCCGGGGAAGCTGACCTCAACCAGGCCATCCAGGTCGCGCCGCAGCATCCCCTGGGCTACATCCGCCTGGGAGAATTGAGGGTAGCGCAGGCCCGCTACAAGGAAGCGGATCAACTCTTCGAACAAGCGCTGGAACGCGATGCCAACGCGGCGGAGGCAATGGAAATGCTGATTGCCAGTAATGCCGCCCAGAAGCAGCTTCCCTCGCGGATCATCCCTCGCATCTCCGCCCAGATCGCCAAGGCGCCCAACAACGCCGCTTACTATGCCATGCTGGGCGCGATCGAGGCGCAAACGCGCGATTTCGCCAATGCCGAGCAACATCTCCGCAAGGCCATCGAACTCGATCGCAACAGCTTCCTGTCCTACACTACTCTCGCCCAGGTGCAGATTGCGCTCGGGTCCGCCGATAAGGCTATTGCCACGTACCAGAATTGGTCACAGCAGAACCCGAAGGACGTCCGTCCGTATGTGCTCATGGGACTGGTTTACGAGTCCAAGAATGACTGGCAGAATGCGCAGCTCATGTACCAGAAAGCGATGGATGTGGCGCCTGACCACCCAGTGGCGGCCAATAACCTGGCCTACTTGCTGCTGCAGCATGGCGGCAACGCCGACGTGGCCTTGTCGTTAGCGCAAACCGCCCGCCGCGGTATGCCCGAGTCGCCCAATACCGCCGACACGCTGGCTTGCGCCTACATCCAGAAAGGCGCCTACGGGTCCGCCATTGACCTCCTACAGGAGGCCCTGAAGAGGGTGCCGAAGAACGCTACCTACGAGTATCACCTGGGCATTGCCTACGGGAAGCAAAAGCAGACCGCGAATGCTCGCCTGCATTTGCAGCGCGCACTTCAGCTCGATCCCAAATTCGCCGAAGCCGACGCCGCTCGCAGGCTCCTCAGTGAAACGAAGAGTTAG
- a CDS encoding AMP-binding protein produces MANFYNRFLQSVERWPDLIAVEIQRFDGPVERLTYSQLRTMAESLGRWLLTSGVERASRCAILAANGPRWIAAYLGTVAAGMVAVPLDIAFNADQVAKLLRASGSSLLFVDAKHLPTAQRAVAGSAIRLMLLEPAESPVSGPDFETLLKLGPDGFTPVVTPGDDTAAILYTSGTTSDPKGVMLTHDNFHAETEGVFRLLDITPRDAILGVLPLFHALAQMANLLLPLAGGARVVFLESLNTEGLLRALRERDITLFCCVPQFFYLIHERIHKEIGARGRLAETVFRWLLQLSRFCRRFGVNLGKLLFRPVHVMLGPKMRYLISGGSKLDAGIAGDFHAMGFELLQGYGLTETTGGAIGTPPHDNVIGSIGKPLHGMELKFGDPKPREDGTGPAIGELLVRGPLVMKGYYARPEATAEVIRDGWLHTGDLGYPDADGNVFITGREKEVIVLSNGKNIYPEEIEAHYLKSPYIKEICVLGLQGKPGEPFAERLHAVVVPNFEVLRERKIVNAREIIRFDIETLSTQLPSTKRILGFDIWQDELPRTTTRKIKRFEVDRRVKEGQAAGQDQGGELARPLTDEERQWLAEPEVGRAMEVIVRAAKAGKTQVHPRDNLELDRGLDSMERVELLVALERELGAKVPDAVVSEVYTVRELVDAVRQSVGRAGRTQERAAWDSILNTDPTDPDVLAVAHRKPIAERGWYLVGRLFNLFVRDRFGLTVTGIEKLPQRGPFIISPNHQSFLDPAVLVSTLPYSVLRDAFYVGTSEIFGNGILRALARSLKLVPVDPDANLVPAMRAGAYGLRRGKVLILYPEGERSIDGTPKVFKKGAAILATHLKVPICPVALEGFFEAWPRGKGFQKFTGLHIAFGDPIYPPQPADNPEANYNQLTAELKSRVMGLWLDLHEPRQPRTAAD; encoded by the coding sequence ATGGCGAACTTCTACAACCGTTTTCTGCAGTCGGTAGAACGCTGGCCCGATCTCATCGCGGTCGAAATACAACGCTTTGACGGGCCGGTCGAACGCCTCACCTATTCGCAATTGCGCACCATGGCCGAATCGCTCGGCCGATGGCTGTTGACCAGCGGCGTGGAGCGCGCCTCGCGTTGCGCCATCCTCGCCGCCAACGGCCCGCGCTGGATTGCCGCATACCTTGGGACGGTGGCGGCTGGTATGGTCGCCGTTCCGCTCGATATAGCTTTCAATGCCGATCAGGTCGCCAAACTGCTTCGCGCCAGCGGCTCTTCCCTGCTCTTCGTTGACGCCAAGCACCTGCCCACCGCGCAGCGTGCTGTTGCCGGCAGCGCAATTCGACTCATGCTTCTCGAACCGGCGGAATCTCCCGTTTCTGGCCCCGACTTCGAAACCCTTCTGAAGCTCGGTCCGGACGGATTCACACCGGTAGTGACTCCCGGCGACGACACCGCCGCTATTCTGTATACCTCCGGAACCACGAGCGATCCCAAGGGCGTGATGCTCACCCACGACAACTTCCACGCCGAGACCGAAGGCGTGTTTCGGCTGCTCGACATCACCCCGCGCGACGCCATTCTCGGCGTGCTGCCCTTGTTCCATGCTCTGGCGCAAATGGCCAACCTGCTACTTCCTCTGGCTGGCGGCGCCCGCGTCGTATTCCTGGAGTCGCTCAATACCGAAGGACTTCTCCGTGCGCTGCGCGAGCGCGACATCACCCTTTTTTGCTGCGTGCCGCAATTTTTCTACCTGATCCACGAACGCATTCACAAAGAAATTGGCGCGCGCGGCCGGCTCGCGGAAACCGTTTTCCGCTGGCTTCTGCAACTGTCGCGTTTCTGCCGCCGGTTCGGAGTGAACTTGGGCAAGCTGCTCTTCCGTCCGGTACATGTGATGCTCGGCCCCAAAATGCGTTACCTGATCTCCGGCGGCTCGAAGCTCGACGCCGGCATCGCCGGCGACTTCCATGCCATGGGTTTCGAACTGCTCCAGGGTTACGGCCTCACCGAAACCACCGGCGGCGCGATCGGGACTCCTCCGCACGACAACGTCATTGGCTCCATCGGCAAGCCTCTCCACGGAATGGAGCTGAAATTCGGTGATCCCAAGCCGCGCGAAGACGGCACAGGCCCCGCCATCGGCGAGCTCCTTGTCCGTGGCCCTCTTGTCATGAAGGGCTACTACGCCCGCCCGGAAGCCACTGCCGAAGTCATCCGCGACGGCTGGCTGCACACGGGTGATCTTGGTTACCCCGATGCTGACGGCAATGTCTTCATCACCGGCCGCGAGAAGGAAGTCATCGTTCTTAGCAACGGCAAGAACATCTACCCGGAAGAAATCGAGGCGCATTACCTCAAGAGCCCCTACATCAAGGAAATCTGCGTTCTCGGCCTTCAGGGAAAACCCGGCGAGCCATTCGCCGAACGCCTGCACGCCGTCGTGGTTCCTAATTTTGAAGTGCTGCGCGAGCGAAAGATCGTCAACGCCCGCGAGATCATCCGCTTCGACATCGAAACTCTCTCCACGCAGTTGCCGAGCACCAAACGCATCCTCGGCTTCGATATCTGGCAAGACGAGCTTCCCCGCACCACGACCCGCAAGATCAAGCGCTTTGAAGTGGACCGCCGCGTCAAGGAAGGCCAAGCCGCGGGGCAAGATCAAGGCGGAGAACTGGCGCGTCCGTTAACCGACGAAGAGCGGCAATGGCTGGCTGAACCGGAGGTCGGGCGCGCCATGGAAGTCATTGTGCGTGCCGCCAAGGCCGGCAAAACCCAGGTGCATCCCCGTGACAACCTGGAACTCGACCGCGGTCTCGACTCCATGGAGCGCGTCGAACTGCTGGTGGCGCTGGAGCGCGAACTCGGCGCCAAGGTGCCCGACGCTGTCGTCTCCGAGGTTTACACGGTACGTGAACTGGTGGACGCCGTCCGCCAGAGCGTCGGGCGTGCCGGACGCACTCAGGAGCGCGCCGCCTGGGATTCGATTCTCAACACCGACCCCACCGATCCCGACGTGCTCGCCGTGGCCCACCGCAAGCCCATCGCGGAACGCGGCTGGTATCTCGTTGGCCGCCTTTTCAACCTCTTTGTACGCGACCGTTTCGGCCTCACCGTCACCGGAATCGAGAAGCTTCCCCAGCGCGGGCCGTTCATCATCTCCCCCAATCACCAGAGCTTCCTCGACCCCGCGGTGCTGGTGAGCACGCTTCCCTACTCTGTCCTGCGCGACGCTTTCTACGTCGGCACCAGCGAGATTTTCGGCAACGGCATCCTCCGCGCGCTGGCACGTTCGCTCAAGCTTGTACCCGTGGATCCCGACGCCAACCTCGTTCCCGCCATGCGTGCCGGGGCTTATGGCCTACGTCGTGGCAAGGTCCTCATCCTTTACCCGGAAGGCGAGCGCAGTATTGACGGCACGCCCAAGGTCTTCAAGAAAGGTGCGGCCATCCTCGCGACACATCTGAAGGTGCCGATCTGTCCCGTCGCCTTGGAAGGATTCTTCGAAGCCTGGCCGCGCGGCAAGGGATTTCAGAAGTTCACCGGCCTGCACATCGCGTTTGGCGACCCCATCTACCCGCCGCAACCGGCGGATAATCCCGAAGCCAACTACAACCAACTGACAGCGGAATTGAAATCCCGGGTGATGGGTTTGTGGTTGGACCTGCATGAACCCCGGCAGCCTCGCACCGCCGCCGACTAG